A window of Brachybacterium fresconis contains these coding sequences:
- a CDS encoding ParB N-terminal domain-containing protein gives MSAPAGFIELERTVASIQVGRRHRTELGDIDELAASIDRDGLLQPITITPDGVLVCGARRLTAIRQLGWKTVNVWVRSGISDRLGHLLAEQDDNVLHKPLTQTEAAALYRELKVLMAEDAARRQAAARFSAENQPGSDGGANCAPPLPGASGKTREQAAAMVPGGASHTTLDKISYLQQLADDPAQPAELRQYVAGELERIDAGAAVDPIYRHIHDLAETARNQREADLHQLAADALARAKTVTAKKRAPRPAPPADDDAAPVPYPVRAFVLTWTELADWWTHYDAEQLAAELTDEQIESFLIAVEGTSRFAEELRTARDRRAGHETPPARGHLRAL, from the coding sequence ATGAGCGCGCCGGCGGGGTTCATCGAGCTGGAACGCACCGTCGCCTCGATCCAGGTGGGGCGCCGGCACCGCACCGAGCTGGGCGACATCGACGAACTGGCTGCCTCCATCGACCGCGACGGCCTCCTCCAACCCATCACCATCACACCCGACGGCGTGCTCGTGTGCGGGGCCAGGAGGCTGACCGCGATCAGACAGCTCGGCTGGAAGACCGTCAACGTGTGGGTGCGCTCGGGCATCTCCGACCGGCTCGGGCACCTCTTGGCCGAGCAGGACGACAACGTCCTGCACAAACCCCTGACCCAGACCGAGGCCGCCGCCCTGTACCGGGAGCTGAAGGTGCTGATGGCCGAGGACGCCGCCCGCCGGCAGGCCGCGGCCCGGTTCAGTGCGGAGAATCAGCCTGGAAGTGACGGTGGTGCAAATTGTGCACCACCGTTACCCGGCGCCTCCGGGAAGACCCGGGAGCAGGCGGCGGCGATGGTCCCGGGCGGTGCATCCCACACCACGCTGGACAAGATCAGCTACCTCCAGCAGCTTGCCGACGACCCCGCCCAGCCGGCCGAGCTACGCCAATACGTGGCCGGCGAGCTGGAGCGGATCGACGCCGGCGCCGCCGTCGATCCGATCTACCGGCACATCCACGATCTCGCCGAGACGGCCAGGAACCAGCGCGAGGCGGACCTGCACCAGCTTGCCGCCGACGCGCTCGCCCGCGCGAAGACCGTGACCGCCAAGAAACGCGCCCCCCGACCCGCGCCGCCAGCCGACGATGATGCTGCGCCGGTGCCGTATCCGGTGCGGGCGTTCGTGCTGACCTGGACCGAACTGGCCGACTGGTGGACCCACTACGACGCCGAGCAGCTCGCCGCCGAACTCACCGATGAGCAGATCGAGTCCTTCCTGATCGCCGTCGAGGGCACCAGCAGGTTCGCCGAGGAACTGCGTACCGCCCGCGACCGTCGGGCAGGCCACGAGACCCCGCCCGCACGGGGGCACCTGCGCGCCCTCTGA